The proteins below are encoded in one region of Polynucleobacter sp. AP-Elch-400A-B2:
- a CDS encoding VOC family protein, whose product MTKPFKILGIQQIAIGGEDKDRLRKLWIDLLGFEYKSTFVSERENVDEDICAIGKGPHEIEVDLMQPFDIEKKPAVHQTPLNHVGLWVDDLPKAVEWLSAQGLRFAPGGIRMGAAGYDITFVHPKGNEEFPLCGEGVLIELVQAPLDIIASLSS is encoded by the coding sequence ATGACTAAACCATTCAAGATATTGGGGATTCAGCAGATTGCCATCGGCGGCGAAGATAAGGATCGTCTTCGTAAGCTTTGGATTGACTTATTAGGTTTTGAGTACAAAAGCACTTTTGTGTCCGAACGTGAAAACGTTGATGAAGATATTTGTGCAATCGGTAAGGGGCCCCATGAGATTGAAGTGGATTTGATGCAGCCATTCGATATTGAAAAGAAGCCCGCTGTTCATCAAACCCCCCTCAATCACGTTGGCTTATGGGTTGATGACCTTCCAAAGGCTGTCGAATGGTTATCTGCCCAAGGTCTTCGCTTTGCTCCTGGCGGGATACGTATGGGCGCCGCTGGTTATGACATTACATTTGTTCACCCCAAAGGAAATGAGGAGTTTCCTCTGTGCGGTGAGGGCGTATTGATTGAACTAGTTCAGGCACCACTAGATATCATTGCAAGCTTGAGTTCATAA